A genomic stretch from Methanocaldococcus sp. includes:
- the nifB gene encoding FeMo cofactor biosynthesis protein NifB, which translates to MDENIKMSKFAHITKVHPCFNEKIHDKVGRVHLPVAPKCNIACKFCRRSLGKEACEHRPGVSLAILKPEDVEEYLKRVLKEIPNIKVVGIAGPGDSLFNKETFETLEIIDEKFPDLIKCLSTNGLLLNKYYKKLVDLNVKTVTVTVNAINPEILKDIVEWVYYNKKIHHNVEGAKILIENQIDGIKKAFDEGLIIKINTVLIPEINMNHVVEIAKELKDYVYIQNIIPLIPLYKMKNMRPPTCEELKRVREECEKYIPQFRACGQCRADSVGLIKERKILEEFFKEKNMEQNKNLDVFELKHFSH; encoded by the coding sequence ATGGATGAGAACATAAAGATGTCAAAATTTGCTCATATAACTAAAGTCCATCCATGCTTCAATGAAAAAATTCACGATAAAGTTGGGAGAGTTCATTTGCCAGTAGCACCAAAGTGTAACATTGCATGTAAATTTTGTAGAAGAAGTTTAGGAAAAGAGGCATGTGAGCATAGACCGGGAGTATCATTAGCAATATTAAAACCTGAGGATGTTGAAGAATATTTAAAAAGAGTTTTAAAAGAAATTCCAAATATAAAGGTTGTTGGAATTGCTGGACCGGGAGATAGTTTGTTTAACAAAGAAACTTTTGAAACTCTTGAAATTATAGATGAAAAATTCCCAGACCTTATAAAATGTCTTTCTACTAATGGCTTATTGTTAAATAAATACTACAAAAAATTAGTTGATTTAAATGTTAAAACAGTAACAGTAACTGTAAATGCAATAAATCCAGAAATTTTAAAAGATATAGTAGAATGGGTTTATTATAATAAAAAAATACATCATAATGTTGAAGGGGCTAAAATATTAATAGAGAATCAAATTGATGGAATAAAAAAAGCTTTTGACGAAGGATTAATAATAAAAATAAATACTGTTTTAATTCCAGAGATTAATATGAACCATGTTGTTGAAATAGCAAAAGAATTAAAAGACTATGTATATATTCAAAATATAATTCCATTAATTCCACTATACAAAATGAAAAATATGAGACCTCCAACTTGTGAGGAACTAAAAAGAGTTAGAGAAGAGTGTGAAAAATATATTCCACAATTTAGGGCTTGCGGTCAATGTAGGGCTGATTCAGTAGGGCTAATAAAAGAAAGAAAAATATTAG